In one window of Planctomycetota bacterium DNA:
- a CDS encoding DUF3500 domain-containing protein: MGPKPRICPDCGPTVTRRDFLRTAAGAAAAVAVPVPRPAPSDASPEELVKRLYQSLSAKQREAVCLPWDHPNRTRVGNNWAVVKPSIGGFFTAEQQQILRDLFRGLVTEDGYERFRKQMQDDYGGFESYHVAIFGDPTSGRFNWVMTGRHLTIRCDGNSTEGAGFGGPIFYGHAVEFNERPDHPGNVFWHQARLANKVFESFDGRQREKALVQKSPPDDAKSIALRPPGPEDGICAAELSRDQKDLVEKVLKELLAPYRPSDVEEALGIIRDAGGVDKLHLAFYREGNLGDDEIWDRWMLRGPSMAWYFRGSPHVHTWVNIARTA; this comes from the coding sequence ATGGGTCCGAAGCCCCGCATCTGCCCGGACTGCGGACCGACGGTGACGCGGAGGGACTTTCTCCGGACCGCCGCCGGGGCGGCCGCGGCGGTGGCCGTTCCCGTGCCGCGCCCGGCGCCGTCGGACGCGTCGCCCGAGGAGCTCGTCAAGCGGCTCTATCAGAGCCTTTCGGCCAAGCAGCGCGAGGCGGTCTGCCTGCCCTGGGACCATCCGAACCGCACGCGCGTCGGCAACAACTGGGCGGTCGTGAAGCCCTCGATCGGCGGTTTCTTCACCGCCGAGCAGCAGCAGATTCTGCGGGATCTTTTCCGCGGGCTCGTGACCGAGGACGGATACGAGCGCTTCCGGAAACAGATGCAGGACGACTACGGCGGCTTCGAGAGCTACCACGTCGCGATCTTCGGCGATCCGACGTCCGGCCGCTTCAACTGGGTCATGACGGGGCGGCACCTGACGATCCGGTGCGACGGAAATTCCACGGAGGGGGCCGGCTTCGGCGGTCCGATCTTCTACGGCCACGCGGTCGAGTTCAACGAACGGCCGGACCATCCGGGCAACGTCTTCTGGCATCAGGCCCGGCTGGCCAACAAGGTGTTCGAGTCGTTCGACGGCCGCCAGAGGGAAAAGGCGCTCGTCCAGAAGTCGCCGCCGGACGACGCCAAGAGCATCGCGCTTCGCCCGCCGGGCCCGGAGGACGGAATCTGCGCGGCGGAGCTTTCGCGCGATCAAAAGGACCTGGTCGAGAAGGTCCTCAAGGAGCTTCTGGCGCCGTATCGTCCCTCGGACGTCGAGGAGGCGCTGGGCATCATCCGCGACGCCGGAGGCGTGGACAAGCTCCACCTGGCCTTCTACCGGGAGGGCAACCTCGGGGACGACGAGATCTGGGACCGCTGGATGCTCCGGGGACCCTCGATGGCCTGGTATTTCCGCGGCTCGCCCCACGTGCACACGTGGGTGAACATCGCGCGGACGGCCTGA
- a CDS encoding aryldialkylphosphatase, translated as MSFIRTVLGDIPPEALGACLSHEHLIIDPSYVTQLSPDLRLPSVENAVRELAGVKAAGGRAVVDCMPCDAGRNVLKLAEISRRSGLHVVAATGLHRTRYYPEGHWRYRLTVEELAETFVAEIEQGIDALDAGGPAPRRASHRAGLVKLASDGPELSDAERAAFEAGAAAHRRTGVPVLTHCEAGRGPEQIDFLESRGVDPSHVILSHTDRHPDPEYHRCLLRRGVFLEYDRVFRGPLDDTNPTLGLFVAMAREFPDRILLGTDAARPAYWRSYGGRPGLDYLLGEFRERARRLGASEEHLQKAFVDNPARAFAFRT; from the coding sequence ATGAGCTTCATCCGGACCGTCCTCGGGGACATCCCCCCGGAGGCTCTCGGGGCGTGCCTTTCCCACGAGCACCTCATCATCGATCCGAGCTATGTGACCCAGCTCTCGCCGGACCTGCGGCTCCCCTCGGTCGAGAACGCCGTTCGGGAACTGGCCGGGGTGAAGGCCGCCGGCGGCCGTGCGGTCGTGGATTGCATGCCCTGCGACGCCGGCCGCAACGTTCTCAAGCTCGCCGAGATCTCCCGGCGAAGCGGCCTTCACGTCGTCGCCGCCACGGGGCTCCACCGCACCCGCTACTACCCCGAGGGCCACTGGCGCTACCGCCTCACGGTCGAGGAGCTGGCGGAAACCTTCGTCGCGGAGATCGAACAGGGAATCGACGCCCTGGACGCGGGCGGCCCCGCGCCGCGGCGCGCCTCTCATCGGGCGGGCCTCGTGAAGCTCGCCTCCGACGGGCCGGAGCTCTCGGACGCGGAACGCGCGGCCTTCGAAGCCGGCGCGGCGGCGCATCGGCGGACCGGCGTCCCCGTCCTCACCCACTGCGAAGCCGGCCGCGGCCCGGAACAGATCGACTTCCTCGAATCGCGGGGCGTGGACCCCTCGCACGTCATTCTGTCCCATACCGACCGGCATCCGGACCCGGAGTATCACCGGTGTCTTCTTCGCCGGGGCGTCTTCCTCGAATACGATCGGGTGTTCCGCGGTCCCCTCGATGACACGAACCCCACGCTCGGGCTGTTCGTCGCGATGGCCCGCGAATTCCCGGACCGGATCCTTCTGGGCACCGACGCCGCCCGGCCGGCCTATTGGCGAAGCTACGGCGGCCGGCCGGGGCTGGACTATCTCCTCGGGGAATTCCGGGAGCGCGCGCGGAGGCTCGGGGCGTCCGAAGAGCACCTCCAAAAGGCCTTCGTGGACAACCCCGCGCGCGCGTTCGCGTTCCGAACCTGA
- a CDS encoding ROK family protein codes for MTDYVVGFDVGGTRLKAGAVSRSGRWLARRVAPSEAHRGPRFLLARLAAEVRAFHRRLGTPPRAVGLALPGAVRPDRGVVLLPGRLRDLEGFPLVPRLRRAAGDVPVVADNDARSAMIAEWKYGWARGRRWALTVTIGTGVGSGVLLDGRILRDPHLQFGTQMSHITIQAAGGRRCLTGSRGTAEMLCSATALAQQVRDGLARGIPSKLSELYRRDPHAVDFEAVLRAAAQGDPLCRDELAVWTANLGWFLVSAIHVYAPEIVILGGGAARGARAFLGPLRAHLRRHVYRWPPGEPVPLRVSRLPDHAGVLGAAALAWEVAP; via the coding sequence ATGACCGACTACGTCGTCGGATTCGACGTCGGGGGAACCCGGCTCAAGGCCGGCGCCGTCTCCCGCTCCGGCCGCTGGCTGGCCCGCCGGGTGGCCCCCTCCGAAGCCCACCGCGGACCGCGGTTCCTGCTGGCGCGCCTGGCCGCCGAAGTCCGCGCGTTCCACCGCCGCCTCGGAACCCCCCCGCGCGCCGTGGGCCTGGCTCTGCCGGGCGCCGTCCGGCCGGACCGGGGCGTCGTTCTTCTTCCGGGACGCCTGCGGGATCTGGAGGGCTTCCCGCTCGTCCCGCGGCTCCGGCGGGCCGCGGGGGACGTTCCCGTCGTCGCCGACAACGACGCCCGCTCGGCCATGATCGCCGAATGGAAGTACGGATGGGCGCGCGGCCGCCGCTGGGCGCTCACGGTCACGATCGGCACCGGAGTGGGAAGCGGCGTCCTCCTCGACGGCCGGATCCTGCGGGACCCGCACCTCCAGTTCGGCACCCAGATGTCCCACATCACGATCCAGGCCGCCGGCGGCCGCCGCTGCCTGACCGGCTCCCGCGGCACCGCCGAGATGCTCTGCTCCGCCACCGCGCTCGCCCAGCAGGTGCGCGACGGCCTGGCCCGCGGGATTCCCTCGAAGCTCTCCGAGCTCTACCGCCGCGATCCGCACGCGGTGGATTTCGAGGCGGTCCTCCGCGCCGCCGCGCAGGGAGACCCGCTCTGCCGGGACGAGCTGGCCGTCTGGACGGCCAACCTCGGATGGTTCCTCGTCTCGGCGATTCACGTGTACGCGCCGGAAATCGTCATCCTCGGCGGCGGCGCCGCCCGCGGGGCGCGCGCCTTCCTGGGTCCCCTCCGGGCCCACCTGCGCCGCCATGTCTACCGCTGGCCGCCCGGGGAACCCGTCCCCCTCCGCGTCTCCCGCCTCCCCGACCACGCGGGCGTCCTCGGCGCGGCCGCCCTGGCCTGGGAGGTCGCGCCATGA
- a CDS encoding FAD-dependent oxidoreductase has translation MRPLETLAETDVLVVGAGSAGATAAIAAARAGARTLLLERYGFLGGTSTAVLETFYGFYTPGARAKKVVGGIPDEVVSELRRLGACFERPNTYGAGTGVTYHPEYLKVVWETLARRAGARPLLHAWVQDVETSGGRLTGVLVATKKGLVRVSARVVVDASGDADVCAFAGAPFETAGEFEPAQTLTTTFKMANVDLERRKTVSKAEFHRLMAEAAAGGRYDLPRREGSDHPTPVPGMTATVMTRVQSFERRGDRVVNATDPEFLTAAEIEGRRQALEYVRFLRDCVPGYERAHLASLSVQIGVRETRRVYGEYRLTREDVLSARAFEDQIGLCGAPIEDHHGGADTRWQYLPEGRCVGIPFRTLLPRSVENLLVAGRCFSATHDAHASVRSMAQCMAMGQAAGTAAALAVPRGGAVRDVPFPLLRDRLRDLGAVLETPP, from the coding sequence ATGAGACCGCTGGAAACGCTCGCCGAAACGGACGTCCTCGTCGTGGGCGCCGGCTCCGCGGGCGCCACGGCCGCCATCGCCGCCGCCCGCGCCGGAGCTCGAACGCTCCTCCTCGAACGCTACGGCTTCCTCGGAGGGACGAGCACCGCCGTCCTGGAAACGTTCTACGGCTTCTACACCCCCGGCGCCCGCGCCAAGAAAGTCGTCGGCGGCATCCCCGACGAGGTCGTCTCCGAACTCCGCCGCCTCGGCGCCTGCTTCGAGCGCCCCAACACCTACGGAGCCGGAACCGGCGTCACCTACCATCCCGAATACCTCAAAGTCGTCTGGGAAACCCTGGCCCGCCGCGCCGGCGCGCGCCCCCTCCTTCACGCGTGGGTCCAGGATGTCGAAACCTCCGGCGGCCGGCTGACCGGAGTCCTGGTCGCCACAAAAAAAGGGCTCGTCCGCGTCTCCGCGCGCGTCGTCGTCGACGCCTCCGGAGACGCCGACGTCTGCGCCTTCGCGGGCGCGCCGTTCGAAACCGCCGGCGAGTTCGAACCCGCCCAGACGCTCACGACCACCTTCAAGATGGCCAACGTGGACCTCGAACGGCGCAAGACGGTTTCCAAGGCCGAATTCCACCGCCTCATGGCCGAGGCCGCCGCCGGAGGCCGCTACGATCTGCCCCGCCGCGAGGGAAGCGACCATCCCACGCCGGTCCCCGGCATGACCGCCACCGTCATGACCCGCGTGCAGTCCTTCGAGCGCCGCGGCGACCGCGTCGTCAACGCCACGGATCCCGAATTTCTCACGGCCGCGGAAATCGAGGGGCGCCGGCAGGCCCTCGAATACGTCCGGTTCCTGCGCGACTGCGTCCCCGGCTACGAGCGCGCCCACCTGGCCTCCCTGAGCGTCCAGATCGGCGTGCGCGAAACCCGCCGCGTGTACGGAGAATACCGCCTCACCCGGGAGGACGTTCTTTCCGCCCGCGCCTTCGAAGACCAGATCGGCCTCTGCGGAGCCCCGATCGAGGACCATCACGGCGGGGCCGACACGCGCTGGCAGTACCTCCCCGAAGGCCGCTGCGTGGGCATTCCCTTCCGCACGCTTCTGCCCCGGAGCGTCGAAAACCTCCTCGTCGCCGGCCGCTGTTTCTCCGCCACGCACGACGCGCACGCGAGCGTCCGGTCCATGGCGCAGTGCATGGCCATGGGCCAGGCGGCCGGAACCGCCGCGGCCCTGGCCGTCCCGCGCGGTGGCGCCGTGCGCGACGTGCCCTTCCCGCTCCTGCGCGACCGATTGCGCGACCTCGGCGCCGTCCTGGAGACACCGCCATGA
- a CDS encoding SDR family oxidoreductase: MGSRDLLKDRVLLVTGSTGIAAAAAELAAAEGARVFVVSRTPEHAESLARRIGGAFLAADLTRADSAERAVDACVARWGRLDALFNVAGVSGRPWGDGPVHECTDEGWDATLQANARSVFLMCRAAVRRMLLQDPGPDGLRGSILNMASVLAFSPQGRHFATHAYAASKGAILALSRAMAATYAPHKIRVNAVAPGLVRTPMSARAQADPQILALMKTKQPLSEDLLEAADVARAAIFLLGPDARAVTGDTLVVDGGWGVSG, translated from the coding sequence ATGGGTTCGCGTGACCTACTGAAAGACCGGGTCCTCCTCGTCACCGGCTCCACCGGCATCGCCGCGGCCGCCGCGGAGCTCGCCGCCGCCGAAGGCGCACGGGTCTTCGTCGTCAGCCGCACCCCCGAGCACGCCGAGTCCCTCGCCCGCCGGATCGGAGGGGCCTTCCTCGCCGCCGACCTCACCCGGGCCGACTCCGCCGAGCGGGCCGTCGACGCGTGCGTCGCCCGCTGGGGACGGCTGGACGCCCTCTTCAACGTCGCCGGCGTCAGCGGCCGCCCGTGGGGCGACGGCCCCGTCCACGAATGCACCGACGAGGGATGGGACGCCACCCTCCAGGCCAACGCCCGAAGCGTCTTTCTCATGTGCCGCGCCGCCGTGCGCCGGATGCTCCTTCAGGACCCGGGGCCCGACGGACTGCGCGGATCCATCCTCAACATGGCCAGCGTCCTGGCCTTCTCCCCCCAGGGCCGCCACTTCGCCACCCACGCCTACGCCGCCTCCAAGGGCGCCATCCTCGCCCTCTCCCGCGCCATGGCCGCCACCTACGCGCCCCACAAGATCCGCGTCAACGCCGTCGCCCCCGGCCTCGTGCGCACCCCCATGAGCGCCCGCGCCCAGGCCGACCCCCAGATCCTCGCCCTCATGAAGACCAAACAGCCGCTCTCCGAAGACCTCCTCGAAGCCGCGGACGTCGCCCGCGCCGCGATCTTCCTCCTCGGACCCGACGCCCGCGCGGTCACCGGAGACACGCTCGTCGTCGACGGCGGCTGGGGGGTGAGCGGATGA
- a CDS encoding Gfo/Idh/MocA family oxidoreductase, translating into MKTVRIGMLGSGFVADFYMQGLADVNGQDVVLNYSRSPRRARAFAEKWKIPASTTDLDAAIARKDVDLFIIALPNEAHRPVSLRLSRARRHQVCTKPLARNAREARDMFRAARASGALHGYAETEVFSPAVVKARRIIESGGIGRVLWVRSRESHGGPHSPHFWDVSRTGGGAMNDLACHCIELARYAFGKEDRIVEVLAWGDRLVHHGKTRGEDNALLVLKFSSGGIGHCELSWTTQGGLDLRNEIHGSEGSIFTDVTRSTPIVAFTSRPAGYVIEKAEIDFGWTRPLPEEAFAYGYQAEMKHFVECVREGRTPRETYEDGYIVNCVLDAGYRSMRTKKWVRVTY; encoded by the coding sequence ATGAAAACCGTCCGCATCGGCATGCTCGGCTCCGGGTTCGTGGCCGACTTCTACATGCAGGGACTGGCCGACGTGAACGGCCAGGACGTCGTCCTCAACTACTCCCGCTCCCCCCGGCGCGCCCGCGCCTTCGCCGAAAAGTGGAAGATCCCCGCCTCCACCACCGATCTCGACGCCGCGATCGCCCGGAAGGACGTCGATCTCTTCATCATCGCGCTCCCCAACGAGGCCCACCGGCCCGTCTCCCTGCGGCTCTCCCGCGCCCGCCGCCACCAGGTCTGCACCAAGCCCCTCGCCCGCAACGCGCGGGAGGCCCGCGACATGTTCCGCGCCGCCCGCGCCTCCGGCGCCCTCCACGGCTACGCCGAAACGGAAGTCTTCTCCCCCGCCGTCGTCAAGGCCCGCCGGATCATCGAGTCCGGCGGCATCGGGCGCGTCCTCTGGGTGCGCTCCCGCGAATCCCACGGCGGCCCCCACAGCCCCCACTTCTGGGACGTTTCCCGCACCGGCGGCGGCGCCATGAACGACCTGGCCTGCCACTGCATCGAGCTGGCCCGCTACGCCTTCGGGAAAGAAGACCGGATCGTCGAAGTCCTGGCCTGGGGCGACCGCCTCGTCCATCACGGCAAAACCCGTGGCGAGGACAACGCCCTCCTCGTCCTCAAATTCTCCTCCGGCGGCATCGGCCACTGCGAGCTTTCCTGGACCACCCAAGGCGGCCTCGACCTGCGCAACGAGATCCACGGATCCGAAGGCTCCATCTTCACCGACGTCACCCGCTCCACCCCGATCGTCGCCTTCACCTCCCGCCCCGCCGGCTACGTCATCGAAAAGGCGGAAATCGACTTCGGCTGGACCCGCCCCCTCCCCGAGGAAGCCTTCGCCTACGGGTATCAGGCCGAAATGAAGCACTTCGTCGAATGCGTCCGCGAAGGCCGCACCCCGCGCGAAACCTACGAGGACGGCTATATCGTCAACTGCGTCCTGGACGCCGGATACCGCTCGATGAGGACGAAGAAATGGGTTCGCGTGACCTACTGA
- a CDS encoding SIS domain-containing protein, with protein sequence MTDAASAYFETTLALLQDIRRSEMPHVEKAARICADRIARGGLVFLFGAGHSRMMCEEMMPRQGAFPGFVALVELALSHHAAVVGANGLRGPLFLEKVEGYAEEILKSFRFGPDDAFIIVSTSGIRPVVVEAAFGARRRGLPVIAVLSAAHSAQTPAAHSSGKKLADLADVVIDNHCPPGDCVLALPGLEWKTGPASTVAGAVIMNMIRCRVAELLVERGQPPVLLPSHQTPGNARAAEQLERFYEAYRRSLAHLYT encoded by the coding sequence GTGACCGACGCCGCTTCCGCCTACTTCGAGACGACCCTCGCCCTGCTTCAGGACATCCGCCGCTCCGAAATGCCCCACGTCGAAAAGGCCGCCCGCATCTGCGCCGACCGGATCGCCCGCGGCGGCCTCGTCTTCCTCTTCGGCGCCGGCCACTCGCGCATGATGTGCGAGGAAATGATGCCCCGGCAGGGCGCCTTCCCCGGGTTCGTCGCCCTCGTGGAACTCGCCCTCTCCCACCACGCCGCCGTCGTCGGCGCCAACGGCCTGCGCGGCCCCCTCTTCCTGGAAAAAGTCGAAGGCTACGCCGAGGAAATCCTCAAGAGCTTCCGCTTCGGACCCGACGACGCCTTCATCATCGTCTCCACCAGCGGCATCCGCCCCGTCGTCGTCGAGGCGGCCTTCGGCGCCCGCCGCCGCGGACTCCCCGTCATCGCGGTCCTCTCCGCCGCCCACTCGGCTCAGACCCCCGCCGCCCACTCCTCCGGAAAAAAGCTCGCCGATCTCGCCGACGTCGTCATCGACAACCACTGCCCCCCCGGCGACTGCGTGCTCGCCCTGCCGGGCCTCGAATGGAAAACCGGCCCCGCCTCGACCGTCGCCGGCGCCGTCATCATGAACATGATCCGCTGCCGGGTCGCCGAACTCCTCGTCGAACGCGGACAGCCCCCCGTGCTTCTCCCCAGCCACCAGACCCCCGGCAACGCCCGCGCCGCCGAACAGCTCGAACGCTTTTACGAAGCCTACCGCCGAAGCCTCGCGCACCTGTACACGTGA